In the genome of Massilibacillus massiliensis, one region contains:
- a CDS encoding dicarboxylate/amino acid:cation symporter, protein MKKELFKSLHFQVFASIILGILAGYWFPAFGESMKPFGDAFIKLIKMIIGPIIFCTIVCGIAGMGDMKKVGRVGGKALLYFEVVTTFAFLFGLILVNWLQPGAGMNIDVNSLDPAAVAMYTNGAQQSHHGVDFFMNIIPNTVIDAFAKGEILQILLFSVMFGWALSKFGAKGQRLLDLIGDVSHVLFKLVDIIMKLAPLGTFGAMAFTVGKYGIGSLESLLKLLGTFYFTCFIFIVCVIWPIAKWAGIRFKKYIAYFKEELLVVFGTASSESVLPRMMEKLEKAGCSKSIVGLVIPTGYSFNLDGTSIYLTMAAIFLAQATNTDLTLIQQLTIVAVLLLTSKGASGVTGSGFIILAATLATMPMIPVGALALIFGVDRFMTQGRALTNLIGNGIAAIVMAKWENELDMETLERVMYNPEDAEAAEDAADLENVQDSHESTI, encoded by the coding sequence TTGAAAAAAGAGCTTTTTAAATCACTACATTTCCAAGTTTTTGCTTCTATTATTCTGGGTATTTTAGCAGGCTATTGGTTTCCTGCATTCGGCGAGAGCATGAAACCGTTTGGCGATGCTTTTATCAAATTAATAAAAATGATTATAGGACCAATTATTTTCTGTACAATTGTTTGTGGTATTGCAGGTATGGGAGATATGAAAAAGGTCGGCAGAGTCGGTGGAAAGGCATTACTTTATTTCGAAGTAGTTACGACATTTGCTTTCTTATTTGGGTTGATCTTAGTAAATTGGTTACAGCCGGGAGCGGGGATGAATATTGATGTCAATAGTCTGGATCCGGCAGCTGTTGCAATGTATACAAATGGAGCGCAGCAGAGTCATCATGGAGTAGATTTTTTCATGAATATTATTCCAAACACAGTAATTGATGCCTTTGCAAAAGGTGAAATACTACAAATTTTATTATTTTCTGTAATGTTCGGGTGGGCATTGTCCAAGTTTGGAGCGAAAGGTCAAAGACTTTTAGATCTTATTGGCGACGTATCACACGTTTTATTTAAATTAGTTGATATTATTATGAAATTGGCACCACTGGGTACGTTTGGCGCCATGGCATTTACGGTTGGTAAATATGGTATTGGATCTCTGGAATCCTTATTAAAACTATTAGGTACCTTTTATTTTACTTGTTTTATTTTTATCGTTTGTGTTATCTGGCCGATTGCAAAATGGGCAGGTATTCGTTTTAAGAAATATATTGCTTATTTTAAAGAAGAGTTATTGGTTGTATTTGGCACAGCTTCTTCAGAAAGCGTTTTGCCGCGTATGATGGAAAAACTCGAAAAAGCCGGTTGTTCTAAATCTATTGTGGGACTTGTCATTCCAACTGGGTATTCTTTTAATCTTGATGGTACTTCCATTTACTTGACAATGGCAGCCATTTTTTTGGCGCAAGCGACAAATACGGATCTTACACTGATTCAGCAGCTTACGATTGTAGCTGTTTTGCTCTTGACTTCAAAAGGTGCTTCAGGCGTTACCGGAAGTGGTTTTATCATTTTAGCAGCAACGTTAGCAACGATGCCGATGATACCAGTAGGTGCTCTTGCCCTAATTTTTGGAGTCGACCGTTTTATGACACAGGGTCGGGCATTAACGAATCTCATTGGGAATGGCATTGCCGCAATTGTAATGGCCAAATGGGAAAATGAACTTGATATGGAAACGTTAGAACGTGTGATGTACAATCCGGAAGATGCAGAGGCTGCAGAAGATGCAGCGGATCTAGAGAATGTCCAAGATTCGCACGAGTCTACAATATAA
- a CDS encoding zinc dependent phospholipase C family protein translates to MTITSARYLNLGLSILGTFSAPLQYLLDVPQNPKLICQTHKFCNLQALSILNQQGRHTEHIDMLTNHLPALQEGVVWADLQFKNINHFFNPVTKKGLWHFSPGVYDFSVYLTKACRLAKKQDLNNSFFFLGAAAHLLQDMSVPHHVCGYLFHGHKKFERWVENHLEEFSLYTPSMKPIKSPIDLLYSDAMIARDFMSQVEESSSEKQYRYAAETLLPLACISSAQLFEWFIETKMKGVPHF, encoded by the coding sequence ATGACAATCACCTCTGCACGTTATTTAAATCTCGGTCTTTCTATACTTGGTACTTTCTCCGCCCCTTTGCAATACCTTTTAGATGTCCCCCAAAACCCTAAACTTATTTGTCAGACACATAAATTTTGCAATTTGCAGGCACTTTCGATCCTTAATCAACAGGGTCGTCATACAGAGCACATTGATATGCTGACGAATCATCTACCAGCCCTGCAAGAAGGTGTTGTCTGGGCAGATTTGCAATTCAAGAATATCAATCATTTTTTCAACCCTGTTACTAAAAAAGGGTTGTGGCACTTTTCGCCTGGGGTATACGATTTCTCTGTTTATCTTACAAAGGCATGCCGGCTAGCAAAAAAACAAGATTTAAACAATAGCTTTTTCTTTCTAGGTGCAGCTGCACATCTCTTGCAAGATATGTCAGTACCCCATCATGTCTGTGGTTATTTATTTCATGGGCATAAAAAATTTGAACGTTGGGTTGAGAACCATCTTGAAGAATTCTCACTTTATACACCTTCAATGAAACCAATTAAATCTCCAATTGACCTATTGTACAGCGATGCAATGATCGCGCGCGACTTCATGTCCCAAGTTGAAGAATCCTCCTCTGAAAAACAATACCGTTACGCAGCTGAGACTTTACTTCCATTGGCTTGTATAAGCTCTGCTCAATTATTTGAATGGTTTATAGAGACGAAAATGAAAGGAGTGCCGCATTTTTAA
- a CDS encoding MGDG synthase family glycosyltransferase: protein MHTILILTVSIGNGHNQAAFNMNQALHSLGYTVKVIDFLQIEPYHINYFLSKAYQKLLDYKPAFFRQICKISETESFDNIHNLLAKMNRRIIARLVEQEHPAMVICTHFFPLAAAAAYKQKYHAPFKLVGIVTDYTIHPVWDVANVDQYFVAHPSLVSQIKHNRPPIHSVIPSGIPIGSNFTPSASRQHNLNKILVMTSGQTASSMSDLLQVLQSLPPHIEITFITGKDHERQKQLEKFAADKKNFHVYGYTDQIAFYMKDTDLLITKPGGLTITEALATATPLLLFSPIPGIEEENAKFLETQKLAYWAHNKHQLFAHITQLINSPAKRAALSEKMFKLPNSQATTAICSHLTNSLEPERRMAL from the coding sequence ATGCATACCATATTGATTTTAACTGTTTCGATTGGCAACGGTCATAATCAGGCAGCTTTCAACATGAATCAAGCGCTGCATTCTCTCGGATATACAGTAAAGGTAATCGATTTTCTGCAAATTGAACCTTATCATATCAACTATTTTTTAAGCAAAGCATATCAAAAATTACTTGACTATAAGCCTGCCTTTTTCCGTCAAATTTGCAAAATCAGTGAAACAGAATCATTTGATAATATTCACAACCTCCTTGCAAAAATGAATCGGCGAATCATTGCCAGATTGGTAGAGCAAGAGCATCCCGCTATGGTAATTTGTACACATTTTTTCCCTTTAGCCGCGGCGGCAGCCTACAAACAAAAATATCATGCACCTTTTAAACTGGTCGGCATTGTAACAGACTATACCATACATCCTGTCTGGGACGTTGCGAATGTTGACCAGTATTTTGTTGCGCATCCCTCTTTAGTTTCTCAAATCAAGCATAATAGGCCGCCTATTCACTCCGTAATCCCAAGTGGAATTCCTATTGGTTCAAATTTCACGCCTTCTGCTTCTAGGCAACATAATTTAAATAAAATTTTGGTTATGACAAGCGGTCAAACAGCTAGTAGTATGTCAGACCTCCTTCAAGTACTACAGAGCTTACCACCGCATATCGAAATTACCTTTATTACGGGAAAAGATCATGAACGGCAGAAACAATTAGAAAAGTTTGCCGCCGACAAAAAAAACTTTCACGTGTATGGATATACTGATCAAATTGCTTTTTATATGAAAGACACCGATTTGCTTATTACAAAACCGGGAGGACTCACGATAACAGAAGCACTCGCAACAGCTACACCCTTGCTATTATTTTCACCAATTCCAGGCATTGAAGAAGAAAATGCCAAATTCTTAGAAACGCAAAAATTGGCGTATTGGGCACATAATAAACATCAATTGTTCGCGCACATCACACAACTGATCAATTCTCCTGCAAAACGGGCCGCGCTTTCGGAAAAAATGTTTAAACTCCCGAATTCACAAGCAACGACTGCGATATGCAGCCACCTAACAAATAGCTTAGAGCCAGAGCGGAGGATGGCCTTATGA
- a CDS encoding PTS sugar transporter subunit IIA, giving the protein MNLLTVSNGNLAEEIYNSMKRFYSNPDIDYIMLTDANKQQYIGMIEQYLETYTENLLILCDIYGSTAFNEVAILLNKLNRLHNTALICGMNLPMVFKLYGMKDNWDIQSIKSFYADSEKNGVIVYAPSI; this is encoded by the coding sequence ATGAACTTATTAACTGTATCCAATGGAAATCTGGCCGAAGAAATTTATAATTCCATGAAAAGATTCTATTCTAATCCTGATATTGATTATATCATGCTAACAGATGCAAATAAACAACAATACATAGGCATGATCGAGCAGTACTTGGAAACATATACAGAAAATCTCTTAATTCTCTGCGATATCTACGGCAGTACTGCTTTTAATGAAGTTGCAATTTTACTCAATAAACTAAACCGCTTGCATAACACCGCTTTAATATGCGGAATGAATTTACCTATGGTATTTAAACTCTACGGGATGAAGGATAATTGGGATATACAAAGTATCAAATCATTTTACGCTGACTCTGAAAAAAACGGCGTTATCGTTTACGCTCCCAGCATATAA
- a CDS encoding DeoR/GlpR family DNA-binding transcription regulator, whose amino-acid sequence MKTLKRRNEILDYLKKNNSVNITELAEILNVSSMTVRRDLNLFAEQGIVTLVHGGAVLNHGATLIHNMAFREEKLRKEKNYIANFCANLIHEGSAIFIDCGSTTKEIAEAILQKKNIVVMTNSLPAANILSAAKNIKLIMLPGIFREKPQGFFGQMTSAFISNFRIDILFLGADGLDILRGATSPDIMDGETKRSLVKQARRVVLVIDHTKLGYGSFMTVASLQEIDTIVTDKEADIEMIEEIKKQGVEVFLV is encoded by the coding sequence ATGAAAACATTAAAGCGGAGGAATGAGATTTTAGATTATTTAAAAAAAAATAACTCCGTAAATATAACGGAGTTAGCAGAAATTTTAAATGTGTCTTCTATGACTGTTCGTCGCGATTTGAATCTATTTGCGGAACAAGGAATTGTTACACTAGTTCACGGTGGAGCAGTGCTGAATCATGGGGCAACACTGATCCACAATATGGCGTTTAGAGAGGAAAAATTACGCAAAGAGAAAAATTATATTGCGAATTTTTGCGCGAACTTGATTCATGAAGGATCTGCTATTTTTATTGATTGCGGGTCAACGACAAAAGAAATTGCGGAAGCTATTTTACAAAAGAAAAATATTGTCGTTATGACAAATTCTTTGCCGGCTGCGAATATACTCAGCGCAGCAAAAAACATTAAGTTGATCATGCTGCCAGGCATATTTCGTGAAAAACCTCAAGGTTTTTTTGGGCAAATGACAAGTGCCTTTATCAGTAATTTTAGAATCGATATATTGTTTCTTGGCGCGGATGGTTTAGATATACTTCGAGGTGCTACTAGCCCCGATATCATGGACGGTGAAACTAAGCGATCTTTAGTCAAACAGGCGAGAAGGGTTGTCCTCGTGATTGACCACACCAAATTAGGGTATGGATCCTTTATGACAGTCGCTTCTTTACAAGAGATTGATACAATTGTTACGGATAAAGAAGCGGATATCGAAATGATTGAAGAAATAAAAAAACAAGGGGTAGAAGTTTTTCTCGTTTGA
- a CDS encoding Ger(x)C family spore germination protein, protein MSRQKIIHIILLVILCLLLSGCWNRRELGNLSIVQGIGIDKTEDDQINITVQILKPGAMKSKTGEESNEKAIFTLSTTGRTMQEALRSATTESDRKLYLGQMKIIVIGEEAAKMGFAPLLDLFDRDQEDRRTRYIFIAHGKAKEVLEAEHPQEKLPAKAIESLAKATVATSQIAKITTHDVLKTLSNKTSAPFIPGIRVIEEKKDEKVKKKLRLEGTAVFNEDKLIGWLDKKETRGLLWILGQVKSGSLIVGSPGDETKPVGLEIIKASSNVEAKHINEKYVMHVKITEMGNISEQWTDLRLTTPEIFKEIEAKQAIVIREEIDAAIDKAQKELGADVFKFGEEIHREYPKEWKELKTRWPEEFQKLEIDVEIKAKLRNIGMTTRTEKTAE, encoded by the coding sequence ATGTCCAGACAAAAAATCATTCACATAATCTTACTCGTAATACTCTGTCTCCTCCTAAGTGGCTGCTGGAATCGCCGTGAGCTGGGCAATCTAAGTATTGTGCAGGGCATCGGTATTGATAAAACAGAAGATGATCAGATAAATATTACAGTTCAAATTCTTAAGCCGGGTGCAATGAAATCAAAAACGGGGGAAGAATCGAATGAAAAAGCGATTTTTACTCTTTCAACTACCGGGAGAACAATGCAAGAAGCACTACGCTCTGCAACGACAGAATCAGATCGAAAACTTTACTTAGGACAAATGAAAATTATCGTCATCGGCGAGGAAGCGGCAAAAATGGGCTTTGCTCCACTGCTAGATCTATTCGACCGAGACCAAGAAGATAGGCGCACACGCTATATATTTATCGCACATGGTAAAGCAAAAGAGGTATTAGAAGCAGAGCACCCCCAAGAAAAACTTCCTGCAAAAGCAATTGAAAGCTTAGCAAAAGCAACTGTGGCTACATCTCAAATCGCAAAAATAACGACGCACGATGTTTTAAAAACACTTTCCAATAAAACCAGTGCGCCTTTTATTCCGGGGATTCGGGTTATAGAAGAAAAAAAGGATGAAAAAGTTAAGAAAAAATTAAGACTTGAAGGTACTGCAGTTTTCAATGAAGACAAGCTGATCGGTTGGCTGGATAAAAAAGAAACCCGCGGTTTACTTTGGATCCTAGGTCAAGTAAAAAGCGGTTCTTTAATCGTTGGCTCCCCCGGCGATGAAACTAAACCTGTCGGACTAGAGATCATAAAAGCTTCAAGTAATGTTGAAGCAAAGCACATCAACGAGAAATACGTTATGCATGTTAAAATTACTGAAATGGGTAATATTTCCGAACAATGGACAGATTTGCGCTTAACTACGCCCGAAATCTTTAAAGAAATAGAGGCCAAACAAGCAATCGTTATACGAGAAGAAATCGACGCTGCGATTGATAAAGCGCAAAAAGAATTAGGGGCGGATGTTTTTAAATTTGGTGAAGAAATTCATCGCGAGTACCCAAAAGAATGGAAAGAGCTAAAAACTCGCTGGCCAGAAGAATTTCAAAAATTAGAGATCGACGTAGAAATTAAGGCAAAACTTCGCAATATCGGTATGACTACACGAACAGAAAAAACGGCAGAATAA
- a CDS encoding GerAB/ArcD/ProY family transporter: MSARQLLLLIFIFREIVNLTYFPLLSAPPENQDLWMSILIALPIQLALTAPVYFLWRRFPNKTIIQYSSIIAGKFGKIIGFIYVCFFIHLTAVLMVEFCYFLVIVIMPETPITFFLISFMLVCAYAVKKGIEVIVRLTEIFVPVTILAVIVITVFMLKFMDFKALLPFMEDGLLPIFYGGVAVASRSVEILAIAMLLPFLNDFRKVKSTIFFTYLLIDLNVLLISISILAIFGAADAKIHLFPFYEAIKLVSIGDFLEHIEVVHLAVWLCGIVVQVSMLYYLAALSIGQLFQLKDYKPVVLPLGTIIVALAIFIAPNVVQQFEFLNYKIFIWYSLFAILLIPALLLLLSIIRKKGEKTSCPDKKSFT, from the coding sequence ATCAGTGCAAGGCAATTGCTTTTACTCATATTCATTTTTAGAGAAATCGTAAATTTAACATATTTCCCATTATTAAGTGCGCCACCGGAAAATCAAGATTTATGGATGTCTATCTTGATTGCTTTGCCTATTCAGTTAGCATTAACTGCTCCAGTTTACTTTTTATGGAGAAGATTTCCCAACAAAACAATTATTCAATACAGTTCAATTATTGCTGGAAAATTCGGCAAAATCATAGGCTTTATTTATGTATGCTTTTTTATTCATTTAACAGCTGTGCTTATGGTTGAATTTTGTTACTTTTTAGTCATTGTGATCATGCCCGAAACCCCCATCACATTTTTTCTCATTTCTTTTATGCTTGTCTGTGCGTATGCAGTGAAAAAGGGCATTGAAGTCATTGTCCGTTTAACAGAAATTTTTGTACCGGTTACAATCCTTGCTGTTATTGTCATCACTGTATTCATGCTCAAATTTATGGATTTCAAAGCATTGTTACCATTTATGGAGGACGGACTTTTACCGATCTTTTATGGCGGAGTTGCTGTGGCAAGCCGCTCTGTAGAAATTTTGGCTATAGCAATGCTTTTGCCATTTTTAAATGACTTTCGAAAAGTTAAATCTACAATTTTTTTCACTTATCTTTTAATTGATCTGAATGTTTTGCTCATTTCCATATCCATTCTGGCAATTTTTGGTGCGGCGGATGCCAAAATACATCTGTTTCCCTTCTATGAAGCAATTAAGTTAGTAAGCATCGGTGATTTTTTAGAACATATCGAAGTCGTTCATTTAGCCGTATGGTTATGCGGGATCGTAGTACAAGTTTCTATGCTCTATTATTTAGCTGCCTTGAGTATAGGCCAGCTATTCCAGTTAAAAGATTATAAACCTGTGGTATTACCATTAGGTACAATCATCGTTGCTTTAGCTATTTTTATCGCCCCAAATGTAGTTCAACAATTTGAATTTTTGAATTACAAAATTTTCATTTGGTACAGCCTGTTTGCTATCTTACTTATTCCAGCTCTTCTTTTACTACTATCTATTATTCGTAAAAAAGGAGAAAAGACATCATGTCCAGACAAAAAATCATTCACATAA
- a CDS encoding spore germination protein has protein sequence MWKNFFGKLFYSLKPSQKKRKLRPIHKKEGTEFYNLSDDDPVPNTSTIAKDLSVNLLAIKDIFKDCSDIIIREFKAGTKQELDVFVVMIDGLVETRLVNENLIKALLLSRLPIHKSNALPVIETSILPVTSIKKTNYLNEAVDAVLSGDTMLFIDGSEVAIIASIRGWESRNVEEPDTEAVVRGPRQGFIETLRNNTALLRRYIKTPNLKTESIDIGTQTKTEICVMYIKGIANEKIVQEVKRRLSRIEIDSILESGYIEAFIEDAPYSPFPTVGNSEKPDVVSGKLLEGRIAILVDGTPFVLTVPYLFVEAFQSSEDYYLRPYYTNFIRPMRWLAFYISTFLPALYVAITTFHQEILPPPLLLSIAAAQEGTPFPSVIEAILMQIIYEILKEAGVRLPRPIGQAISIVGALVIGEAAVSAGLIGAPMVVIVALTAIASFVVPSLGDVNVLARLGLLILSGFAGLYGVIMGFVFALIHQCSLRSFGVPYMSPIAPFNLSGMKDVFIRVPWWTMISRPNSLDGENLQRQKHDQIPHPPNNEN, from the coding sequence ATGTGGAAAAATTTCTTCGGCAAACTATTCTATAGCTTAAAACCTTCGCAAAAGAAGCGAAAGCTTAGACCCATACATAAAAAAGAAGGCACCGAATTTTATAATCTATCGGATGACGATCCAGTTCCTAATACTTCAACCATTGCAAAAGATTTATCTGTCAATTTACTCGCGATAAAAGATATCTTTAAAGATTGCAGTGATATCATCATCCGAGAATTCAAAGCTGGCACAAAACAAGAATTAGATGTTTTTGTTGTCATGATCGATGGATTAGTTGAAACAAGACTTGTAAATGAAAATCTAATAAAAGCTTTACTTTTATCCCGTCTTCCCATCCATAAGAGTAATGCCTTGCCAGTCATAGAAACCTCCATCTTACCGGTCACTTCTATAAAGAAAACAAACTATCTAAATGAAGCCGTTGATGCAGTATTATCTGGTGATACCATGTTGTTCATCGACGGGTCGGAGGTAGCAATCATTGCCTCTATTCGAGGTTGGGAATCAAGAAACGTCGAAGAACCTGACACCGAAGCCGTTGTTAGAGGACCGCGTCAAGGTTTTATTGAAACCTTGCGCAACAATACTGCACTATTGCGTCGATATATTAAAACACCGAATCTAAAAACAGAGTCTATCGATATTGGAACGCAAACAAAAACAGAAATTTGCGTCATGTATATTAAAGGAATTGCGAACGAAAAAATTGTTCAAGAAGTAAAAAGAAGATTATCCAGAATAGAAATTGATTCTATCCTAGAATCGGGTTATATTGAGGCCTTTATTGAAGATGCACCGTATTCTCCTTTTCCGACAGTTGGCAACAGTGAAAAGCCCGATGTCGTCAGCGGAAAGTTACTCGAAGGGCGAATCGCTATTTTAGTCGATGGTACTCCATTTGTTCTTACTGTTCCTTATCTTTTCGTTGAAGCATTCCAATCAAGTGAAGATTATTATCTTCGTCCATATTATACAAATTTTATCCGACCAATGCGTTGGTTAGCGTTTTATATCTCAACTTTTTTGCCAGCGCTTTACGTTGCCATTACGACTTTTCATCAAGAAATATTGCCGCCGCCTTTATTATTAAGCATTGCGGCGGCACAAGAAGGCACACCATTTCCATCAGTTATTGAAGCCATCTTAATGCAAATTATCTATGAAATTTTAAAAGAAGCCGGTGTACGACTTCCTAGACCGATCGGACAAGCGATTAGCATTGTTGGTGCGCTCGTTATCGGTGAAGCCGCGGTCTCTGCTGGACTTATTGGCGCGCCGATGGTTGTTATCGTAGCCCTCACTGCAATTGCCTCGTTTGTTGTTCCATCTTTGGGAGATGTCAATGTTCTCGCCAGACTTGGTCTTTTAATTTTATCGGGATTTGCCGGACTTTATGGTGTTATCATGGGGTTTGTCTTCGCACTGATTCACCAATGTTCTCTGCGGTCTTTCGGCGTACCGTATATGTCACCGATCGCCCCTTTCAATCTATCCGGAATGAAAGATGTTTTTATTAGAGTGCCTTGGTGGACCATGATTTCAAGACCCAACAGCTTAGACGGCGAAAATCTGCAAAGACAAAAGCATGATCAAATTCCGCATCCACCGAATAACGAAAACTAG
- a CDS encoding AEC family transporter, translating to MRILYVLTDLILPLLVGYYLQKGNWMRDELCNKLISFNIVVICTILSILSFWVLPLNFELVWLPFFGIILCVIPGVIGYFFGGRQYENPLERGSYLSSAILSNIGTLGGLCAFILYGEIGFAYAQMVGIFQNLVLVLFCFPLAQYFYQGHESSAKKKKIKFSLRQMFLSWNQLPVAGMIVGMFLSIYEVPRPIALSMFFDSLIHIGAWLALLPVGFLIDFKQAKKYYLSIWKLLPIKFIATPFITYFMIRFLFTDQVLIGTIMVLAVTPTAINAVVTAKLFKLNVDLSIAAFILTTAIYLLFVFPGLFLYIKTGNLF from the coding sequence TTGCGAATTTTATATGTACTCACAGATTTAATATTGCCATTGCTTGTAGGATATTATTTGCAGAAGGGAAACTGGATGCGTGATGAATTGTGCAATAAGTTGATTTCTTTTAATATAGTTGTTATTTGTACGATTTTATCTATTTTGAGTTTCTGGGTATTACCACTTAATTTTGAACTAGTTTGGCTTCCGTTTTTTGGTATTATTCTTTGTGTAATCCCAGGCGTTATAGGGTATTTTTTCGGTGGGAGACAATATGAGAATCCATTAGAACGAGGCAGCTATTTATCTTCGGCGATTCTTTCAAACATTGGTACATTAGGAGGGCTGTGTGCGTTCATTTTGTATGGCGAAATCGGTTTTGCCTATGCACAGATGGTGGGGATTTTTCAAAATCTCGTATTGGTTTTATTCTGCTTTCCCTTGGCACAATATTTTTATCAAGGTCATGAAAGTTCAGCGAAAAAAAAGAAGATAAAATTTAGTTTAAGGCAGATGTTTTTGAGTTGGAACCAGTTGCCGGTAGCAGGGATGATCGTTGGGATGTTTTTATCCATATATGAGGTTCCACGCCCGATTGCTTTGTCAATGTTTTTTGATAGCTTGATTCATATTGGTGCATGGCTTGCATTACTTCCAGTTGGTTTTTTGATCGATTTTAAGCAGGCGAAAAAATATTATCTTTCCATTTGGAAACTGCTCCCCATTAAGTTTATTGCTACACCCTTTATTACCTATTTTATGATTCGATTTTTGTTCACCGATCAAGTTTTAATAGGGACCATTATGGTGCTGGCAGTGACGCCTACGGCAATTAATGCAGTTGTTACAGCAAAACTTTTCAAACTCAATGTTGATTTATCGATTGCTGCCTTTATTTTGACAACGGCTATTTATTTACTATTTGTATTTCCCGGGTTATTTCTTTACATTAAAACAGGCAATTTGTTTTGA
- the deoB gene encoding phosphopentomutase: MKNMSFKRVHIIVLDSLGIGEAPDAGKFDDIGADTFGHIAEVCNPLKIPNLTRLGIGNIRTLKGVPPVEKPLAYYGKAKEISNGKDTMTGHWELMGLYIEKPFRVFPEGFPAELIERIEQKSGRKVIGNKVASGTAIIDELGAKHMETGAIIVYTSADSVLQIAAHEEVVPLEELYEICKYCREITLDEPYKVGRIIARPFLGKQGSFTRTANRHDYALKPLGPTVLNALKDAKFDVISIGKIADIYDGEGITRSIRTTSNQDGMAKFIDLLDESFSGLSFMNLVDFDAKYGHRRDPEGYGRAIEEFDAELSKVLDKLTEEDVLLITADHGNDPTYKGTDHTREYIPLLVYSPRFKESGNLDTRNTFADIGATVAANFAVKMPAYGTSFLKNLN, from the coding sequence ATGAAAAATATGTCATTTAAACGAGTGCATATCATTGTGTTAGATTCATTAGGGATTGGCGAAGCTCCGGATGCAGGGAAGTTTGATGATATTGGTGCGGATACGTTTGGGCATATTGCAGAAGTTTGCAACCCATTAAAGATTCCGAATTTGACGAGGCTGGGGATTGGGAATATTCGTACGTTGAAGGGCGTTCCTCCCGTTGAAAAACCTTTGGCTTATTACGGGAAAGCAAAAGAGATTTCTAATGGTAAAGATACGATGACAGGACATTGGGAGTTGATGGGGCTTTATATTGAAAAGCCATTTCGTGTTTTTCCAGAAGGATTCCCGGCAGAATTGATTGAACGTATAGAGCAAAAATCAGGACGCAAGGTAATTGGCAACAAAGTGGCCAGTGGAACAGCGATTATCGATGAACTTGGGGCAAAGCATATGGAAACAGGCGCGATTATTGTCTATACATCTGCTGATTCAGTATTGCAGATTGCCGCGCATGAAGAAGTTGTACCACTTGAGGAACTTTATGAAATTTGTAAATATTGCAGGGAAATAACCTTGGATGAACCTTATAAAGTAGGGAGAATTATTGCCCGTCCATTTTTGGGCAAGCAAGGAAGTTTTACACGTACGGCCAATCGTCATGACTATGCACTCAAACCGTTGGGACCAACTGTGTTAAATGCGTTGAAAGATGCAAAGTTTGATGTGATCTCAATTGGAAAGATTGCAGATATTTATGATGGTGAGGGAATTACGCGATCAATTCGCACGACATCTAATCAAGATGGTATGGCAAAGTTTATTGATTTATTAGATGAATCCTTTTCAGGGCTGAGTTTTATGAATTTAGTAGATTTTGACGCAAAATATGGACATCGGCGTGATCCTGAAGGCTACGGCCGAGCAATCGAAGAATTTGATGCAGAATTATCGAAAGTGCTTGATAAATTAACGGAAGAGGATGTACTGTTGATCACGGCTGATCATGGAAATGATCCGACTTACAAAGGTACAGATCATACGCGTGAGTATATTCCACTGCTTGTGTATTCACCCCGTTTTAAAGAGTCTGGAAATTTAGATACCAGAAATACCTTCGCTGATATTGGTGCAACAGTTGCCGCTAATTTTGCAGTGAAAATGCCAGCCTACGGTACGAGTTTTCTAAAAAACCTGAATTGA